A region from the Paenarthrobacter aurescens genome encodes:
- a CDS encoding SDR family oxidoreductase — MTDTGSTDTAPLRAPFDLTGSTTAITGASRGIGLGIALGMVRAGSNIVALQRGPLAPELAKAAAEAGVIAEAVAIDLSSQDSVTQAIETTLATHRIDVLVNNAGTQIRHDSVEFPLEDFDAVMNINTRAVFQLCQGFGKAMVERGHGKIINLASLLSFQGGLRVPAYAASKGAVAQLTKALCNEWAPHGVNVNAVAPGYIATDMNQALLADSARNEQISSRIPAARWGSGHDLAGAVVFLASPAADYVHGVVLPVDGGWLAR; from the coding sequence ATGACAGACACCGGCAGTACTGACACGGCGCCGCTGCGCGCCCCCTTTGACCTGACAGGTTCGACGACGGCCATCACCGGAGCGTCCCGGGGCATCGGCCTGGGCATCGCCTTGGGTATGGTCCGTGCGGGCTCAAACATTGTTGCGCTCCAACGCGGTCCACTCGCCCCGGAACTCGCCAAAGCCGCGGCCGAAGCAGGGGTAATAGCCGAAGCCGTGGCCATCGACCTCTCCAGCCAGGACTCCGTGACCCAGGCGATTGAAACGACGCTGGCCACACACAGGATCGACGTCCTGGTCAACAACGCCGGCACGCAGATCCGCCATGACTCCGTGGAATTCCCCCTGGAGGACTTTGACGCCGTGATGAACATCAATACCCGGGCAGTGTTCCAGCTGTGCCAGGGCTTCGGCAAAGCAATGGTTGAGCGGGGACACGGCAAAATCATCAACCTGGCCTCATTGCTGAGCTTCCAAGGTGGACTCCGGGTTCCGGCCTATGCAGCATCCAAGGGAGCAGTAGCCCAACTGACAAAGGCCCTGTGTAATGAGTGGGCCCCGCACGGGGTGAACGTCAACGCCGTAGCCCCCGGCTACATCGCCACGGACATGAATCAGGCGTTGCTGGCCGACTCTGCACGCAACGAGCAGATCTCCAGCCGGATCCCCGCCGCACGCTGGGGTTCAGGCCACGACCTCGCCGGAGCAGTGGTGTTCCTGGCATCCCCGGCCGCGGACTACGTCCACGGCGTGGTTCTCCCCGTAGACGGCGGGTGGCTGGCCCGATGA
- a CDS encoding bifunctional 4-hydroxy-2-oxoglutarate aldolase/2-dehydro-3-deoxy-phosphogluconate aldolase, producing the protein MNSSQTPDSSQAANPVHRPVPSAILAANPVVAVMRAQHAREYAPVIEALVRGGVRSIELTLSTQGVFEELPRLKERFGQDAEIGVGTITTLHQGLQALDGGADYLVTPAMVTAVVSAAVERGIPVFPGGLTPTELLAGWNAGATAVKLFPASAVGTGYIGQLRGPFPDMRIVPSGGIGIDDAPAWIAAGALAVSLGGPLLRDAFSGGSLTELTTRAEKLSRLVAEAVEAKAAK; encoded by the coding sequence ATGAACAGCAGCCAGACCCCGGACAGCAGCCAAGCAGCCAACCCGGTTCACCGGCCGGTCCCTTCCGCGATTCTTGCAGCCAACCCGGTGGTGGCCGTCATGCGGGCACAACACGCCCGCGAGTACGCCCCAGTGATCGAGGCCCTGGTCCGCGGCGGAGTCCGATCGATCGAGCTCACCCTCAGCACCCAAGGAGTGTTCGAGGAACTGCCCAGGCTCAAGGAACGCTTCGGCCAGGACGCCGAGATCGGTGTTGGCACCATCACCACCCTCCACCAGGGGCTGCAAGCCCTCGACGGCGGAGCGGACTACCTGGTCACTCCGGCGATGGTCACCGCAGTGGTGAGCGCCGCCGTCGAGCGTGGTATTCCTGTGTTTCCGGGCGGACTGACGCCCACGGAACTGCTGGCAGGCTGGAACGCCGGAGCCACAGCGGTGAAGCTCTTCCCGGCCTCGGCGGTCGGTACCGGATACATCGGCCAGCTCCGCGGGCCGTTCCCTGACATGCGGATTGTGCCCTCCGGCGGAATCGGGATTGACGATGCACCGGCCTGGATCGCGGCCGGCGCCCTGGCTGTCAGCCTTGGCGGCCCGTTGTTGCGCGATGCCTTCTCCGGCGGAAGCCTGACAGAACTGACCACTAGAGCAGAGAAACTCAGCCGTCTGGTCGCCGAGGCAGTGGAAGCGAAGGCAGCCAAATGA
- a CDS encoding sugar kinase, translating to MTREDRGSGDVKNQAYSDVVTMGETMALMKAATPGPLAHAGSLELGMGGAETNFAIALKRLGTSVTWLGRVGQDSLGDLVLREVAAEGITTLGIRDAGAPTGLMIKERRTLEHLKVWYYRSGSAGSRLAPEDVPVETIRNAKLLHLTGITPGLSGSAYEAALNAVNVAREAGVRVSFDLNYRAALWTEEDAGPVFRRFIELATIVFAGDDEARIAVGHGADSFELAHKIAAMGPRQVIIKNGPLGCAAVIDGVELRQEAVRINAVDTVGAGDAFVAGYISDLLAGAPAEERLRTAVRTGAFACLVPGDWEGMPRRHELGLLDASEPVTR from the coding sequence ATGACCCGCGAGGACCGGGGCTCCGGTGACGTGAAAAACCAGGCCTACAGCGATGTGGTGACCATGGGCGAAACCATGGCATTGATGAAGGCCGCAACACCCGGCCCCTTGGCCCATGCAGGATCGCTGGAACTTGGCATGGGCGGGGCCGAGACCAACTTCGCCATTGCCCTGAAACGCCTGGGCACCAGCGTCACCTGGCTGGGACGGGTAGGCCAGGACAGCCTCGGAGACCTGGTTCTGCGCGAAGTAGCCGCCGAGGGCATCACCACACTGGGCATCCGCGACGCCGGAGCACCCACAGGCCTGATGATCAAGGAACGCCGCACCCTGGAACACCTCAAGGTCTGGTACTACCGTTCCGGCAGCGCCGGTTCACGCCTGGCCCCGGAAGACGTCCCGGTGGAGACCATCCGCAACGCGAAACTCCTGCACCTGACCGGAATCACCCCCGGCCTCTCCGGATCAGCGTATGAAGCCGCCCTCAATGCAGTGAACGTGGCGCGCGAAGCCGGGGTGAGAGTCTCGTTCGACCTGAACTACCGCGCGGCCCTCTGGACAGAGGAGGACGCCGGCCCGGTTTTCCGCCGCTTCATTGAGCTGGCCACCATAGTTTTCGCCGGTGACGACGAAGCCAGGATCGCCGTAGGTCACGGGGCGGATTCCTTTGAACTCGCCCACAAAATCGCCGCTATGGGACCCCGTCAAGTCATCATCAAGAACGGCCCACTCGGCTGCGCAGCTGTCATCGATGGCGTCGAGCTCCGCCAGGAAGCAGTTCGGATCAACGCTGTGGACACGGTTGGGGCAGGAGACGCATTTGTGGCCGGGTACATCTCCGACCTCCTCGCCGGAGCCCCCGCAGAAGAGCGGCTGCGCACTGCCGTGAGGACAGGAGCCTTCGCCTGCCTTGTCCCCGGCGACTGGGAAGGCATGCCCCGACGCCACGAACTGGGGTTGTTGGATGCTTCAGAGCCTGTGACGCGGTAG
- a CDS encoding IclR family transcriptional regulator has translation MEATTAGARTLERGLSLIDHVAAGNHRLEDITKAAGLSRSATHRMLTSLVGARYLSQSEDRSYHLGVKLLELGTQAQSSIDLPGTVQQILSDIARITLDATHLGILSADEVIYLAKARGHRGFEMTSYPGVRRKAQTTALGKVLLAEKPDSEAIQAFNPAITPTPLSIRTAEDFLDALHQAKHNGYAMDDQENELGITCLAIGIPDLSGAMAAAVSVSAPSVHMTPDRIQSLVALLQKFQPELTSCLPPGFERAWI, from the coding sequence ATGGAAGCCACCACCGCCGGAGCCCGGACCCTGGAACGCGGACTCAGCCTGATTGACCATGTAGCGGCCGGCAACCATCGGTTGGAAGACATCACCAAAGCCGCAGGACTCAGCAGATCAGCCACCCACAGAATGCTGACTTCCTTGGTGGGAGCCAGATACCTGAGCCAGTCGGAGGACCGGAGCTATCATCTGGGCGTCAAACTCCTGGAACTGGGAACGCAAGCCCAAAGCAGCATTGATTTGCCGGGGACCGTGCAGCAGATCCTGTCAGACATCGCCCGGATCACCCTCGATGCCACTCACTTGGGGATACTGTCCGCCGATGAAGTCATCTATCTGGCCAAGGCCCGCGGCCACCGCGGGTTCGAGATGACCTCCTACCCCGGGGTTCGCCGCAAGGCCCAGACCACGGCCCTGGGTAAAGTGCTGCTGGCGGAGAAACCGGATTCCGAGGCGATCCAGGCCTTCAACCCCGCCATCACGCCAACGCCGCTCTCCATCAGGACGGCCGAAGACTTCCTGGACGCGCTTCATCAGGCCAAGCACAACGGCTACGCCATGGACGATCAGGAGAACGAGCTCGGAATCACGTGCCTTGCCATTGGGATACCTGATTTGAGCGGAGCGATGGCCGCCGCCGTGTCAGTTTCGGCCCCCAGCGTCCACATGACTCCTGATCGCATCCAGTCCTTGGTTGCCTTGCTGCAAAAGTTCCAGCCCGAACTCACCAGCTGCCTGCCGCCCGGATTTGAGAGGGCCTGGATCTAG
- a CDS encoding glutamate decarboxylase, translated as MSRSHRASRHQPDTAVELNPLFSRPGESTIFPRFTLPEGESLPGTAYQVVHDEAMLDGNSRLNLATFVGTWMEPEASKLYAETFDKNMIDKDEYPQTALIETRCWRMLADLWNAPDPEQSIGTSTIGSSEACMLGGLALKRRWQHSRRSAGKSTDKPNLVLSSAVQVCWEKFCNYWDVEPRYVPVSAEHPTLDGHDLDQYVDENTIGVVAILGVTYTGKYEPVELISAALDEIQARRGLDVPIHVDGASGAMVAPFLQPETVWDFRLPRVASINTSGHKYGLVYPGLGWVVWRDAAALPEDLIFHVSYLGGDMPTFALNFSRPGAQVLLQYYLFLRLGFAGYRSVQATSRDVALYLSHEIGAMDAFTLWSDGSDIPVFAWQLKEGHTEHWDLHHLSERLRMNGWLVPAYPLPDGLSEVTVQRIVVRNGFTRDLASTFLTDLKKEVDYLDSLTAPMPTTKQSEGFHH; from the coding sequence ATGAGCAGATCCCACCGAGCGTCACGGCACCAACCGGACACCGCCGTCGAACTCAATCCTTTGTTCAGCAGGCCCGGTGAGTCCACCATATTTCCCCGTTTCACCCTGCCGGAGGGTGAATCCCTGCCGGGCACGGCCTATCAGGTTGTGCACGACGAAGCCATGCTGGACGGCAATTCGCGGCTGAACCTGGCCACGTTCGTGGGGACCTGGATGGAGCCTGAAGCGTCCAAGCTCTACGCCGAGACGTTCGACAAGAACATGATCGACAAGGACGAGTACCCTCAGACCGCCCTCATTGAAACCCGGTGCTGGCGGATGCTCGCGGACCTGTGGAATGCGCCGGATCCCGAGCAGAGCATCGGCACGTCCACCATCGGTTCCTCCGAAGCGTGCATGCTGGGCGGGTTGGCCTTGAAACGGCGTTGGCAACATTCAAGGCGCTCCGCCGGCAAATCCACGGACAAACCCAATCTTGTGCTTAGTTCCGCAGTCCAGGTGTGCTGGGAGAAGTTCTGCAACTACTGGGATGTGGAGCCGCGTTATGTCCCGGTCTCCGCCGAGCATCCCACACTGGACGGCCATGACCTGGACCAGTACGTGGACGAAAACACCATCGGCGTAGTGGCCATCCTGGGAGTGACCTATACCGGCAAGTACGAACCCGTGGAACTCATCTCTGCTGCCTTGGACGAAATCCAGGCACGCCGGGGACTGGACGTCCCCATCCATGTAGACGGGGCGTCCGGAGCAATGGTTGCTCCGTTCCTGCAACCCGAAACAGTGTGGGATTTCCGGCTCCCCCGTGTGGCATCAATCAACACCTCGGGCCATAAGTACGGGCTGGTGTACCCCGGCCTGGGCTGGGTGGTGTGGCGGGACGCGGCGGCACTCCCGGAGGACCTGATCTTCCATGTCAGCTACCTCGGCGGGGACATGCCCACGTTTGCCCTGAACTTCTCCCGGCCCGGCGCCCAGGTATTGCTGCAGTACTACCTCTTTCTCCGCCTTGGCTTTGCCGGATACCGGTCCGTCCAAGCGACCTCCCGCGATGTGGCCCTATACCTTTCCCATGAGATCGGGGCCATGGACGCGTTCACCCTGTGGAGCGACGGCTCGGACATACCGGTGTTCGCGTGGCAGCTCAAGGAAGGCCACACCGAACACTGGGACCTGCACCATCTGTCGGAGCGACTCAGAATGAACGGATGGCTGGTTCCGGCGTATCCGCTGCCTGATGGTTTGAGTGAGGTCACGGTCCAGAGAATCGTGGTCCGCAATGGATTCACCCGGGACCTTGCCTCCACATTCCTGACGGACCTCAAGAAGGAAGTCGACTACCTCGACAGCCTCACGGCACCAATGCCCACCACCAAGCAGTCAGAAGGATTCCACCACTAA
- a CDS encoding class II glutamine amidotransferase produces the protein MCRLFGLHAGPRPVRATFWLLDAPDSLSVQSRREPDGAGIGTFDTAGKAHVAKQALAAWEDHAFAREARDLMSTTFLAHVRYASTGALTLVNTHPFEQDGRLFAHNGVLHGLAELDQHLMELGVMDLVLGQSDSERLFALITAETRRAGGDVRAGITEAITWVARELPVFSLNFILSMATEMWALRYPATHELYVLERHPATTSAPFDARSPRIRSKSTELSRAPHVLFATEPMDSEPGWRPMASGELIHVGPDLAMTSTTPFPAAPARLLTLADLEPTAAASQRP, from the coding sequence ATGTGCCGTCTCTTTGGGCTCCATGCCGGTCCACGGCCGGTGCGCGCCACATTCTGGTTGTTGGACGCCCCGGACAGCCTCTCGGTGCAGAGCCGGCGGGAGCCCGACGGCGCCGGCATAGGCACCTTTGATACGGCCGGCAAGGCTCACGTTGCCAAACAGGCCCTGGCTGCATGGGAGGACCACGCTTTTGCCCGTGAAGCGCGGGACCTTATGAGCACCACCTTCCTGGCCCACGTGCGGTACGCCAGCACCGGAGCGCTCACCTTGGTCAACACCCACCCGTTCGAGCAGGATGGGCGGTTGTTTGCGCACAACGGCGTCCTTCACGGCCTGGCAGAGCTCGATCAGCATCTGATGGAGCTGGGGGTGATGGACCTGGTGCTGGGGCAATCTGACAGTGAGCGCCTCTTCGCACTGATCACGGCGGAAACCCGACGGGCCGGAGGAGACGTGAGGGCCGGGATAACAGAGGCCATCACATGGGTGGCCAGGGAACTACCCGTGTTCAGCCTCAACTTCATCCTGTCCATGGCCACGGAAATGTGGGCACTGAGGTACCCGGCCACCCACGAGCTGTACGTGCTGGAAAGGCACCCGGCCACCACATCCGCCCCGTTTGACGCGCGAAGTCCCCGAATCCGTTCAAAGAGCACCGAGCTCTCCCGCGCCCCGCATGTTCTTTTTGCCACCGAACCCATGGACTCTGAACCCGGTTGGCGTCCCATGGCATCAGGCGAGCTGATTCACGTCGGGCCGGATCTCGCCATGACTTCCACAACGCCCTTCCCGGCTGCTCCCGCCCGGCTACTCACCCTCGCCGACCTCGAACCCACCGCGGCGGCATCCCAGCGGCCCTGA
- a CDS encoding MFS transporter, with the protein MTTRQRLALLVLLTAGFTLAVDFSILNVALPAIGSDVGFSLENLQWVATAFALCAAGFTLLFGRVADLAGRRKIFLMGMALLGAASLAGGLAGDPAVLLLARVGQGIATAMVVPAALSLLLVSFPEGHLRDKALGLNGSLMAAGFTTGAILGGLLTDLLSWRWAFFINVPVAVAVLLIAPVVLAESRPASKLRLDVPGAITVTLGLLSLVFGLTHAAEHSWTHPLTLGALAAAVVLFTVFARVERRAPHPLVPLGILKRSNVAWGNVAGVLAFVTETSLVFLLTLYLQQVLGYTPLGAGLAFAVLGLGTVLGGLLGPKIITRMGSKNAIVYGFLVQAAATGALIWLSSDPGSIILLLVATFIGGVANLVVIVGFMVTATSGLPDADQGMATGLATMSQQIGITMGIPVMSAVFTAQLLAAGGSDGSAVMSGVTVAIAVNAAICLAAATAVAVFLKKQRVA; encoded by the coding sequence ATGACCACCAGGCAACGGCTGGCCCTCCTTGTCCTCTTGACCGCGGGTTTCACGCTGGCCGTGGACTTCTCCATCCTCAACGTCGCGCTGCCTGCCATCGGTTCCGATGTTGGCTTCTCGCTGGAGAACCTCCAATGGGTTGCCACGGCATTTGCCTTGTGCGCTGCCGGCTTCACGTTGTTGTTCGGCCGTGTGGCGGACCTGGCGGGCAGGCGGAAGATCTTCCTGATGGGCATGGCCCTGCTGGGGGCAGCGTCACTGGCTGGTGGTCTGGCCGGGGATCCTGCGGTGCTGCTGCTGGCGCGGGTGGGCCAAGGAATAGCCACGGCAATGGTGGTGCCTGCTGCGTTGTCCCTGTTGCTGGTCTCATTTCCGGAGGGGCACCTGCGCGATAAAGCGCTTGGACTCAACGGCTCCCTGATGGCTGCCGGGTTCACCACCGGAGCTATTCTGGGTGGGCTGCTCACCGACCTTTTGAGCTGGCGGTGGGCGTTCTTCATCAATGTTCCCGTGGCGGTGGCCGTCCTCCTCATCGCACCTGTTGTCCTCGCCGAAAGCAGGCCCGCATCCAAACTGCGGCTCGATGTTCCCGGAGCCATAACGGTCACCCTTGGCCTGCTCTCCTTGGTATTCGGACTGACCCATGCCGCTGAGCATTCATGGACACATCCGCTAACGCTCGGTGCGCTTGCGGCCGCCGTCGTCCTCTTTACCGTCTTTGCCCGGGTTGAGCGGCGCGCACCGCACCCGCTGGTGCCCCTCGGCATTCTCAAACGTTCAAACGTGGCGTGGGGCAACGTTGCCGGGGTGCTGGCCTTCGTCACCGAGACGTCGCTGGTGTTCCTGCTCACCCTGTACCTTCAGCAGGTCCTGGGCTACACGCCGCTCGGCGCGGGTCTGGCCTTCGCGGTCCTGGGCTTGGGCACAGTCCTTGGCGGCTTGCTGGGCCCCAAAATCATCACGAGGATGGGCAGTAAGAACGCGATTGTCTATGGGTTCCTGGTGCAGGCAGCCGCAACCGGGGCGCTGATATGGCTCAGTTCAGATCCGGGTTCGATCATCCTTCTCCTGGTGGCGACATTCATTGGGGGAGTGGCCAATCTGGTGGTCATTGTGGGATTCATGGTCACCGCCACGTCCGGGCTTCCGGACGCTGATCAGGGAATGGCCACCGGGCTGGCCACCATGAGCCAGCAGATCGGCATCACCATGGGCATCCCGGTGATGAGCGCGGTGTTCACGGCGCAGTTGCTTGCCGCCGGAGGGAGCGACGGATCTGCGGTGATGAGCGGCGTCACCGTGGCCATCGCGGTGAACGCGGCCATCTGCCTCGCGGCTGCCACTGCGGTGGCCGTCTTCCTCAAGAAGCAGCGCGTGGCTTAG